One part of the Aspergillus fumigatus Af293 chromosome 7, whole genome shotgun sequence genome encodes these proteins:
- a CDS encoding DPY30/SDC1 family protein: MGNGATPSSNTGAGNTPRAESDTPTAQVRPGGAPARAYMNEKIVPYLLEGMKSVVKEQPSDPLRVLGEFLIQKSNEVEGGAVSAKKSPE; encoded by the exons ATGGGCAACGGCGCAACACCCAGCAGCAACACTGGTGCAGGAAACACCCCGCGAGCGGAGTCAGATACCCCCACGGCGCAGGTCCGCCCAGGCGGTGCGCCCGCACGGGCATACATGAACGAAAAGATAGTGCCGTACTTGCTTGAGGGGATGAAATCCGTCGTCAAAGAACA ACCCTCAGATCCTCTACGCGTGCTGGGCGAGTTTCTGATCCAGAAGAGCAATGAAGTCGAGGGTGGAGCGGTCTCAGCGAAGAAATCGCCCGAGTAG
- a CDS encoding fanconi-associated nuclease 1, with product MSLLDFWDTLRPPVKRRKTTPKEGQESPRTVALRKEGSRIKENEIDSSDSPSDTWDSLPSAQVGDFAVEDESLVPNSQTELESSLPDIPTDQQAIAEYETSHVVGQDDEPNLRQRLQDGKWRKGKTSIYVDAFNLALETVLDEEAHLFNEAELEVFEQWKGLSYESQYLYVRLFLRKTSAWHRINRLGYYSDISDMSQAVADLRSSRKLPGPLVSSDENSEDTSSGSGVGLTYFRFADDTDEITTLEEASSLLLLEELKILAKGAKVQGKSKKELLEAFCASSQRQTGLNWNGKEHDSPPAVNRDDHYIQRILEYTGDCIRLAPGPYALFERVHLVFYRSTEWTEKSLTTIILAKISRRNFPEYIVSRSSSIFPSREILLEFESALRKQHQVDNLLEFNGAPTQERLEHVKRICTEVYPRWKNLLEQEQRKEDTIYEVGEGAYLRRFSPAWVYTRIIHKGLLPFGRFKEHKREHEILCELLSQRLFHAARRGAWYQRKALLEEHYMWALTPFDGRSEDLQKKHWKRIALRTCEEGLEDPDCHLIYHYDLQKRITKLERALKVVKREQHDFGHVMLAKPEVRTIEGIRIEREDSPARASGKREESSTRRGRPTIWIDEREGGGECRVESMCLSWYRDHGWKGYHAEGGIVRTLFGYLFYDILFTYVPNVFQTPYQTCPLDLHTDAFYPSRASEINHRLVEITNGAAERIIRDIHERESAKQTCAIGIDWAFELDDLVEIVQCFRGEALATICKVMAQEYQQRGGGIPDLFLWSVEKKEVMFVEVKSENDRLSDTQRLWIHVLTGAGVRVELCNAVAKEVRRSS from the exons ATGTCCCTTCTGGACTTCTGGGACACATTGCGCCCTCCCGTGAAGCGCAGGAAGACTACCCCTAAAGAGGGTCAAGAGAGTCCCAGAACAGTCGCACTTCGGAAGGAGGGATCCAGAATCAAGGAAAACGAAATCGATAGCTCTGATAGTCCATCAGATACATGGGATTCCCTGCCCTCGGCTCAAGTTGGCGATTTTGCGGTCGAGGACGAGAGCTTGGTCCCAAACAGTCAGACAGAATTAGAGTCTTCGCTACCAGATATTCCTACAGATCAACAAGCTATCGCGGAGTATGAAACTTCGCATGTGGTAGGACAAGATGACGAGCCTAATCTGCGCCAGAGGCTTCAAGACGGCAAATGGCGGAAGGGAAAGACTTCAATCTATGTGGATGCATTCAATCTGGCACTGGAAACTGTGCtggacgaagaagcccaCCTTTTCAATGAGGCGGAGTTAGAGGTTTTTGAACAATGGAAAGGGCTATCGTATGAGTCCCAATACTT ATATGTGCGGCTCTTCCTTCGCAAGACCTCGGCTTGGCATCGCATCAATCGCTTGGGTTATTACTCCGACATTAGTGATATGTCCCAGGCGGTGGCTGATCTGCGGTCGAGCCGTAAGCTGCCTGGCCCTCTAGTATCTTCAGATGAGAACTCTGAAGACACAAGTTCTGGCAGTGGTGTGGGCCTCACTTATTTCAGGTTCGCCGATGACACTGATGAGATAACGACTTTGGAGGAAGCATCCTCTCTGCTACTTCTTGAAGAACTCAAAATCCTCGCCAAGGGTGCAAAGGTTCAAGGCAAGAGTAAGAAGGAGCTTCTGGAAGCCTTTTGTGCGTCCAGCCAGAGGCAAACAGGGCTCAACTGGAACGGTAAAGAGCACGACTCCCCCCCTGCTGTCAATCGTGATGACCATTATATTCAGAGGATTCTTGAGTATACTGGCGACTGCATCAGACTCGCGCCGGGGCCTTATGCTCTCTTCGAGAGAGTACATCTGGTCTTTTACAGGTCCACAGAGTGGACGGAGAAATCGCTTACCACTATAATTCTTGCGAAGATCTCCCGCAGAAATTTCCCCGAGTATATTGTATCTCGATCTAGCTCGATCTTTCCATCTAGGGAGATTCTGCTTGAATTCGAATCAGCGCTGCGGAAACAGCATCAAGTAGACAATCTTCTTGAATTTAACGGCGCTCCTACTCAGGAAAGGCTGGAGCATGTGAAACGCATCTGTACAGAAGTCTATCCCCGATGGAAAAATCTACTTGAACAGGAACAGCGCAAGGAAGACACCATCTACGAAGTGGGTGAAGGCGCATACCTACGTCGCTTTTCCCCAGCGTGGGTCTATACAAGAATCATTCACAAAGGCCTTCTGCCCTTCGGGCGCTTCAAAGAACACAAACGGGAACATGAAATTCTGTGTGAGTTGCTGAGCCAGCGCTTGTTCCACGCTGCCCGACGCGGCGCATGGTATCAACGAAAAGCACTGTTAGAGGAACACTATATGTGGGCTCTTACACCTTTTGATGGACGAAGCGAGGACCTCCAAAAGAAACACTGGAAACGAATTGCCCTACGGACATGCGAAGAAGGGCTGGAAGACCCTGACTGCCATCTCATATATCACTATGACCTTCAAAAGAGGATCACAAAGTTGGAAAGGGCTTTGAAAGTAGTCAAGCGCGAGCAACACGACTTTGGCCATGTCATGTTGGCTAAACCAGAAGTACGGACGATTGAAGGTATACGAATCGAACGGGAAGACTCACCTGCTCGCGCTTCAGGGAAAAGGGAGGAATCCTCGACCAGGCGAGGACGCCCGACCATCTGGATTGACGAGAGAGAGGGCGGGGGCGAATGCCGAGTCGAAAGCATGTGTTTGAGCTGGTATAGGGATCACGGCTGGAAGGGCTACCATGCTGAAGGAGGGATCGTCAGAACCTTA TTTGGCTACCTTTTCTACGACATCCTATTCACCTACGTCCCTAATGTCTTCCAAACACCCTATCAAACCTGCCCCCTAGACCTCCACACCGATGCATTCTACCCCTCCCGCGCATCAGAGATCAATCACCGTCTGGTAGAAATAACGAACGGCGCTGCTGAGAGGATTATTCGTGATATTCATGAGCGTGAATCAGCGAAGCAGACCTGCGCCATCGGCATCGACTGGGCCTTTGAGCTGGACGACTTGGTTGAGATCGTGCAGTGTTTTCGAGGCGAAGCTCTCGCCACTATTTGCAAAGTCATGGCTCAGGAGTATCAGCAGCGCGGTGGGGGGATACCTGATCTCTTTCTGTGGAgtgtggagaagaaggaagtcaTGTTTGTGGAGGTCAAGTCGGAAAATGATCGCTTGAGTGATACCCAGAGGTTGTGGATTCATGTACTTACTGGAGCGGGTGTGAGGGTCGAGCTTTGCAACGCGGTTGCGAAGGAGGTTAGACGATCGAGTTAA
- a CDS encoding 40S ribosomal protein uS15 yields the protein MGRMHSKGKGISASAIPYSRSAPAWLKTTPEQVVDQICKLARKGATPSQIGVVLRDSHGIAQVKVVTGNKILRILKSNGLAPELPEDLYFLIKKAVAVRKHLERNRKDKDSKFRLILIESRIHRLSRYYKSVGVLPPTWRYESATASTLVA from the exons ATGGG TCGTATGCACAGCAAGGGAAAGGGTATTAGCGCCTCTGCTATTCCCTACAGCCGTTCTGCTCCTGCCTGGTTGAAGACCACCCCCGAGCAGGTCGTCGACCAGATCTGCAAGCTCGCCAGAAAGGGTGCTACCCCTTCTCAGATTGGTGTTGTCCTCCGTGACAGCCACGGCATTGCCCAGGTCAAGGTTGTCACTG GTAACAAGATCCTGCGTATCTTGAAGTCCAATG GCCTCGCTCCCGAACTCCCCGAGGACCTTTACTTCCTGATCAAGAAG GCCGTCGCCGTTCGCAAGCACCTTGAGCGTAACcgcaaggacaaggacagcAAGTTCCGCCTCATTCTCATCGAGTCTCGTATCCACCGTCTGTCCCGCTACTACAAGTCCGTCGGTGTCCTGCCCCCCACCTGGCGTTACGAGTCCGCCACTGCCAGCACCCTTGTCGCTTAA
- the gprM gene encoding protein gprM, whose protein sequence is MTNRTSLNGRCPVPFLQEDLFPPTGGFIGGRYCQPVGDISCCLPCPIVSWTYGDGLFGKASSASWISVAILPLCIFLLVSYAVLPVKFTHRHYLSVCFTLGICFMEIAFIIPLGVKPDQCYNQITPNDMHSSLSCAFTGSLLLLGGWMVVVWSFLRTVAFHLQVCWEVILGPKFMWGALIFGWVVPAVGLTVMLILTGVSFRFGTVCHINIDGALQDYWIPIISFAVAALILQLATMAYCIHVYVKSLFDTDSTTNSSGLPSYSASVRTVSARQAYRRIRRVLQLQWRGVTLVLIIIANVIFFSVTFIELDSSLKPTAENMEKALPWVACLAATNGDREKCDPEAAKFRPSEGLLLAVLVLLSLVGFWNFILFARPSIFHGWVDFFQNKFGTGDGRLEFVSADARTRLGDTRSYEMLNSTGLPSYKSPSPMVRSPSPARMGGTKSPENGHFGRDARYVRPSMSFSSPRPPSASQGRGWDPKTTFAPAVYREYDD, encoded by the exons ATGACGAATCGTACATCATTGAACGGACGGTGTCCGGTACCATTCCTTCAGGAAGATCTCTTCCCCCCCACTGGTGGAT TCATCGGAGGTCGTTATTGTCAACCTGTAGGCGATATTTCGTGCTGTTTACCCTGTCCGATAGTATCATGGACGTACGGTGATG GGTTGTTCGGGAAGGCGAGCTCTGCCAGCTGGATCAGTGTTGCTATCTTGCCGCTCTGTATCTTCCTGCTTGTGTCGTACGCAGTGCTCCCGGTCAAATTTACGCATCGCCACTACCTCAGCGTCTGCTTCACATTGGGTATCTGTTTCATGGAG ATTGCGTTCATTATCCCTCTAGGGGTAAAACCAGATCAATGCTATAACCAGATCACCCCCAACGATATGCATTCTAGTCTCTCCTGCGCTTTTACAGgctcccttcttcttctcggaggcTGGATGGTGgtagtatgga GTTTTCTCCGTACGGTGGCCTTCCATCTTCAGGTATGCTGGGAAGTCATACTGGGTCCGAAATTCATGTGGGGAGCGTTGATCTTCGGTTGGGTCGTCCCGGCTGTCGGCCTCACGGTGATGCTGATCTTGACGGGCGTATCTTTTCGATTCGGCACCGTTTGTCATATCAACATCGATGGTGCCCTGCAGGATTATTGGATTCCCATCATCTCGTTCGCGGTTGCCGCACTGATCCTCCAACTGGCGACAATGGCGTACTGCATCCACGTCTACGTCAAGTCTTTGTTCGACACCGATTCGACGACAAACAGCTCGGGATTGCCGTCCTACTCTGCCAGCGTCCGCACCGTGTCCGCTCGTCAAGCATACCGTCGCATCCGCAGAGTCCTCCAATTACAGTGGCGAGGCGTAACTCTGGtcttgatcatcatcgcgaatgtgattttcttctccgtgaCCTTCATCGAGCTCGACAGCTCCCTCAAACCGACCGCGGAGAATATGGAAAAGGCGCTTCCATGGGTTGCATGTCTGGCAGCCACCAATGGTGACCGAGAAAAATGCGACCCCGAGGCGGCAAAGTTCCGGCCTAGCGAAGGGTtactcctcgccgtcctggTTCTCCTTTCCCTGGTCGGATTCTGGAACTTCATCCTCTTTGCCCGCCCCTCGATCTTCCACGGCTGGGTCgacttcttccagaacaAGTTTGGCACGGGCGACGGCCGTCTCGAGTTCGTGTCGGCTGATGCCCGCACGCGGCTGGGCGACACGCGGTCCTACGAGATGCTCAACAGCACGGGCCTCCCCTCCTACAAATCGCCATCGCCCATGGTCCGATCGCCAAGTCCTGCGCGCATGGGGGGCACGAAGAGTCCCGAGAATGGCCACTTTGGGCGAGACGCCAGGTATGTGCGGCCGTCCATGAGTTTCTCCAGCCCGCGGCCGCCCAGCGCATCACAAGGGCGCGGCTGGGATCCCAAGACAACGTTTGCCCCGGCTGTCTATCGGGAATATGATGACTAG